TCTTCCTCTAATTGTTATGGTGGGTCTGCAAATTCATTATGCAGCACTTGCTATATTCACAAGAGCCGCTTTGTTAGATGGATTGAGTACGACGGTCTTTGTAGTGTACAGGCAAGGCATAGCCACTTTGGCTTTGGCGCCTATGTTTTTCTCTCCTAAGCGGTAATAATTAaaccacttttttcttttctttatagctTAGTCTCATCCTCTTTCACTCACTCACATATACATGCTTGCTTTTGATAACAGGAGACAATCAGTGAAAGATTCTTTGGGATTCAGGAGCTTCTTTTTGATGTTTGTGACCGCTCTTGTTGGGTACAGTCTGTCAAAATCATTTGTACCATGCTGTTGATTTTATACCtaagagaaaattttaaaacttacccttaatttctatttttacttcttttttttccttgcagAGTCACAGCAAATCAGAATGCATACTTTAAAGGTTTATTTTATGCATCCTCTACTGCAGCTACCGCTATGAGTAATCTGATACCAGCATTAACGTTTGTAATTGCGGCAATTGCGGGGTAATGACTCAAAGGATATACATGCAGTTACAAGcatgacaagaaaaaaaaggattcaaagcataattattaattacataacctaaaatagaaaataattaactaaCAGTGTAACAGTAAATCATATTCTTTTGCTGATACTCgttttcttgaattttaatgagTCAGATTTGAGAAAGTTGACATAAGCTTAAGAAGCACGGCCAAGATATTAGGGACAGTTTGTTGCGTCGCTGGAGCCTTAACCATGGCTTTGGTCAAAGGACAGAAGCTGTTACACACAGAGTTCCTTCCTTCTATACATCTTACTGGCAGTGAAGGTGACGATTGGCTGCTGGGTTGTCTATTGCTCTTAGCAAGCAGTGTTTTCTGGTCTTGTTGGATGATCCTGCAGGTAAATAAAAGCCgatttatcattatttatttattttctcatccTTCCTTTGATACAACCcgtaattagaaaaataattaagtaatatgagattattatataattatgatttaaacTAATATGTAATGAACAACAAGTGGTTGGTATGAGTATCCgtgattaaaattaatcttcaataaaattaataaatactttacaataatattaagatgatctgaaaaaataaaactaatctcTAAATCCTATGTAGTAGCCTAGTAGGGTAACTATCTcgtactaaataattttttttttttgtcacaacTTCAACTCAACAGGTACCGATCGCTTCGTGCTGCCCAGACCATTTATCATCAACCTTTTGGATGTGTCTGTTTTCAACAATACAAGCTGCCCTATTTGCCCTTCTTTCAGAGTCGGATCTTCAAGCATGGATTCTACAATCACCTTTACAGATATCATGTTCTTTATATGCAGTAAGTTCCAAGCCACTCAGCAAAAAGTtcaattagtaattttttgttgtgtAGTACAATACCGGCACTGTTAATAATTAGCAACttgaattattgttattaattcttcttcttattattttatgaaataggGAATCGGAATAGCGGTTAGCTTCTTCATTCAATCATGGTGCATCTCAGAAAGAGGTCCCCTGTACTGTGCAATGTTCAACCCTTTGGCAACAGTCATAACTGCTTTGATAAGTGCAACATTCCTACAGGAAGAGGTGTACGTTGGAAGGTAATTAATAGTAATACACcactagttttatttttctgcgTACCTTTTATCTATTATACTTATTCATGAAGAAACTCAAACAGTATTATAGTATTATATGTATGGCCTGATCATAATTCACATGGGTGATTCATTTTCAGTTTGGTAGGTGCTGTTGGAGTTATTGCTGGTTTATATATTGTGCTTTGGGGTAAAGCCAAAGAGTTTGCTGAGATTAAACCAGAGGCGGCACCACAATCATCAAACTTACAAGATGATCATGATATAAGTAGTAGGATAGATTTGGAACAACCCCTTCTGTCAGAGAAATTGTCCGAACATGTAACAGAAGCAGATAGCAAGGTGTAGCCATGCATGATGATtgaaccaatatatatatatagaagttTTGGTGAAGTTTTGATCATTGCAGAATTGAAGAAACTGAAACATGGAACAAGTTGCAGCTTAAACAAACTTGGCTTAGTTCCTTTCACCAAAATTTCTAACTATAGAGTGTGAAAATAAATTCAAGCTCATGGCCTGGACTTGGAGTAATGGTAATTATGTAAAAGTGATAATATGTCTTAggagaaaaaatatatgaattaaattttgtttccttCCATCTCGTTTTCTTACCTAGCTCCGTTCTTCCTATTATGCTAGGAAAATTAGGAATTCTGCGCTGCACCCgtagttttcatgttttttttttcttcattagtAAATTACTTCCATCAtgtttgtgttttattttcattatatttcaaaacacttgtttattttgaaaatttaaattagtaTCTTAAAcgagtaaattaaaataaagtcacgcagcgaaaaatcacacaagccCGTGTTAAATTTTCTTGAACTGTCAGAAATcctttgaagaatttttttaaaatgaaaaattataaaacaaattcaagatatttgaatataattgatatatctttaacagactctctattataaaataaatttattaagaatCCAAAAATTACAAAAGAGATTCATCAAATAGAAAATTAGAACCATCTTCAttaaaaggagagagaaaaaatgatcCATTGGTATACAATTTCATTCCTAATGAAATTCGAAATGAATACATAAAATCTTGACAATAAGAATGCGTGAATAAAATAAGCACTGATACAAGAATAAAAGAGAGCTTAAGGCCCGCAATTTCCTTGGTGTTTGGATTGAATTTCTATAATTTagaatttattgtttggatgttttttaacgaagaatttaaaattttggaattttaaaacagaattttaaacaactaaaaatctgaaatttcaatttccttttaaaatgtgagaaattgaaattctcttgtTAACGTCTTCTTCAAGGACCACCATGTGAGCTCCTAACGTGTGAGCACAGAGAAGCACACATAAATAGCACAccaatcatattatttttttcattcatttttttatcttcataattttaatttttttatccaaacacaaaattttaaaaataaaagaatttcaattgaagcatttaaaattcttaaaattttaaatttctccctCTAAACACACTCTTAATAATATTACTTAATAAGAGAAAGCGAGAAAGAGAATCGAATGTAAGTAAACTAGttgatatatatgataaaaaaacagaaaataatcaCGGAGATATTTACAATAAGAGTTTATTGCTTATCTAATGACAATATAACTGTCatttaacaacaaaaattattatttaaattattttaacataattattttaaaagtgaataaacttataaaacatgataaattatcattgaaattggataaaaaaattatgttgtatAACCTCTTTTTTCTTACAATAATAACGTGTTCAGCAATAACTAtttcacaataataataaaaagtcaaTTCAGTCATAACAGTTACACTTACATCAAACACGTAAAGTAACTAGTTTGAGAATGTTTTAGTTTAATATAAACAGTTTCGAGTTTATGAATCAAATATTTGGGAACTTTTTTTAATGATACATAATTATCTTATTCAAGTGGAGCAAAAACATCTCTCAATCATAAAGGATATTTATAGTCTTAAAACCAAACACATACACACAAAAAACAACAATCACACTTGAAGTTAAGACAAGTACTTATATGGTATACCAATGTATCTAACCTCCTTTCAAGCAAAAGTGCATTTCCCTTTTATGTGTATGCATGCATTATGATGAGgtagaagaaataaaagaatataaatacacgaaaattgataaatataatgaattatATGATCTCTAtatattctaataataataataataataataataataataataataataataataataataatacatgtaGTGAGACTGGTTCATTATATTGCAAGtaacttgtttattttaaaaatatttaaatacatttttgattcctaaatttatttaaataacactttaaataataaaataaagtgattCAAATAGTGTTTTAaggacaaaattaaaatttgaagtttatcaATCATCAACCGGGcgcaaattattataattaaatctcTAATATactctgtttttttatttctacatataaaaaatccattaatatgcaatttcattcttaaattaatataaaatttggaaTGAATACAGATCTTGACAATAGGAATGTGTGAATAAAATAAGCAATGATACGGGAATAAAATAATGCTTAGGGACAATTTCAATTCCCTTAATAATACTTAATAAGAGAAAGTGACAAACACAAAGAAATGCAAGTAAATAGCTGATAATTTGATATGATATTATAGGGGAAAAacatagagaaaaataatacattattatgaagtttataaaagaaagatgttcaccatcaattatatattttacaatttacaaatacgtcaaatattttgagaaaaaacttTGTGacacataataattttattcaatttaagtataattatctttcattttttatgtaatgCAGTGAGAGTATTTCATGCACACACCGACAAACTCATAGTCTTTTACACACAAAGCTATGATACTTTAAGTTAAGACAAGTTCTATGGTATACCAATGTATCTACCCTTGTTTCAGGGAAAAGTGCATTTCACTTTTATGTGTATTCACAAGCTATGATAAGgtagaagaaataaaataataaaaagaaaataaattttataataataataataataatattaattataatgtatTGTTTATTGTATACAggatcattttttttcctttaatgaaGATAATTCTCATCTATTCAATGAACCTCTTTTATAATATTGGGATTCttaataaatcttaattaattaataaagagtctgttaaaaattatttgttatattcaaatattttgaatagAAATCAATGACTATTCTAGTATATTTGTGGAAAGTAATTCAAACTCCACCATAACAATGACATTTATCATTTTGAATCAATTAGCTTGATAAATTCTAAAAAGGATATTTCaacttaattactaattttgagtttaaattctaaatatataagtgtctaataaatacttaatacataaaaagttatatataaatatatatatatatatatatgatcttaattaatttcatcaGAATTAATTACATCTCATTTGTGAAGgatatctatatataatttataaataaacaaaaaaaataaaataatatttaagacaAGTTCTATGTCACAATGATGTATCTGCCTCGTTTCAAGGACAAGTGCATTTTACTTTTATGTGTAtgcatgaataataataataattttttaatatttatgtactaataatttaaaataattttgttttctcattcaatcataaattattatttaaattattttaaaataattattttaaaaattgacaaactatacataatatatcgtgattatgttaaatattttataaaaaaaacttccaataataataatgtaatgaGAGCTTGTTCAGTATATTGTaaacaacttatttattttcaaaatttaaataaatctcttatataaaaaaataaaagtaaatttgtGCAGCAAACAATTACAAAAGTCCGTGCTAAATTTTGTTGACGTTTCACAAATCTTTTGACTTAGTGTTCAAAGAAGATTTTTAAAatggaaaacaataaaataaattaaagatatttgcATATAACAgagaattatttttaacaagttctttattaattaattaaaatttattaagattcTCAAAAGTATAAGTTAATCATATTTCAATGAAGATTTGtcattatttttagtaaaaattatttcatatcaaTATCACGATCaataaaaaagaggtaaaagagATTCATTAAATAGAGAATTTGAACCCTTTCCTTAAAggcagaaaaaaataaaaaggaaagaaaaatcatCTTATGGTATATAATTTCAttccaaattttaaatttttttatccataagaattaaacacaatactaaaaaatttataatacttacatattttatttaatcaactGAACTAgagaaattgttttaattttaaattctaaatttgaaatgaataaaaatccTTACAATAAGAATGTGCGAATAAAATAAGTATCTAGAATAAAAGAACTATTGGTAGAAATGTCCCTTCTAAATGATGTTCggtaagagaaagagagaaaaaaaaaatgtaagtatGATAATTGGTATAATATACTGCAAGAGAAGAAATAGATatataaagataattaatttgttttagcgAGGTGTTTAGAATAGAAGGgtgtttatgttttaaaaaaagtgttaatcaattattattttataataatagagGAAAAAGTCAACTCAACCATAATAATGacactttttatatattattgacGTGTAGATCAATTAGTTCGTGTAGTGTTTCAATActcaaaagaaagaattttatacataacaaatttatttgatttgaattatCTCTCATTTGTAAAGGATACCTATTATCTACGATTGAATgagtgtaatttattttacactatctttgtattcaattaaatttaattatgcaaccctaaaaaattggttttctttgaaaaataaattattcatgaaGATCACGTCCAACTAGTTTTTGTGACAGAAAGTTACACATTACTATTAAAACACACCGTGTCCTGGGGCTGTCTTGCAAGTTGCATCGCATAGGTACCACACTGACTAATTTAATAGAAAGTAGAAAGATACATAGAGggaaaaaatgagaataaaaaaggGGCCAAAATATATTGTATAGGTAATTAGGTACATAAATAATGTTATGCATCCTCCACGTACGTCACGTGACAAAAATGCATAGTGGACCACGCCAAACTAATCCAATTTTTACTCATCACTGTGTGGAAATAATCTCTTAAAAGATTTTCTTATCTACAAGACAACCAATGAGCTCAGGCATCGGCAATTCAACACTACCATCAAAAGATTCAAAACTGAGAAAGACAGAGGCTTTCACTACCAACACACACGTTCGATCGGACATGGAATTATGGCCAACAAGGCATCCAAGGGCAGCCACAACTCATCCATAATTTGAACGGCTAACACAAAAATCTGAAATTCTTTTGGACCATCAATTACTTGGAGCTGAATTATTGTTCAGCACTGGACAGCATAAGGCGGCGTTGAAATAGAAGGAAATGCAGTGTGTCCAAGAGTACTAAATGTGCAGTGAGAGAAATAGTACGAGGTGTGTGATGATACTCagaatataatgaaaaatattatagatgGACCCCACCCAACCCTATTTAATATTTGGAaagacaaataaagaaaaatggcATGTTGGCCTCTGTTTGGATGAAGAAAGAAGTGGATAGGAAAGAAGTAGGGTAAAGACAagtaggaaagaagaaaaaatgagtagatttcttaagaaataaaagagaaagaaaagttgagttttttttttcacttgttGGATAGAAAGTGGAAAAAAGAAAGGTGATATTCATCAAAGGTGAGATATTTTTTAGATGGGTTccgcataaatttttttttttctcttctctactTTTCTCCTCAACTAACAACATAAAATcacattttctcttcttttctcatatcattttctctcttctcaatttctattcaaacaaacaaaagagaaaaaagaaatagaaaaccataaatataaataatgtgtAATATTTTTAGATATCTATATATCATCAcctcaatataattttaaattagagtaaattatattgatattttgTAAGATTGTACGAATTTTTAGTTTGTTTCATTGTttgcaataaatttatttataaaagtgtTTGTGTAATAATTAAAGGAGTAGTGTGATGTTAATGTGTAAGGGGTGGTAgtgtattgttttttaaataactaggAAAgttagtgaaagtgaaaaaaaagagttctctatgaagaatcaaaataagaaaaaaaaagagagagagagagaattttgTATAATCTCATAAAATATTAAGGATCTAAgtataattttctaatattaataatttagatgacaaaacaaaaaggaattaaTCTATTAACTTAGCAGAGAAGGAGACGAGCAATGCTATTCAGTACAAGCACTCTTTAGATGACAAAAcaatcattttctttaaaataaattataactaaaaattgaaaaaaaataaatatatataaagcttttttatatgaaatgaaATGATTAAATCTAAgtcttataataaaatatggataatgaaaatttaatatcatataattacttaaaaaatcatgtgagttttttaaaaaatcaagtaattattttatattaaatttaaatctttcatttatgattataagattcaaattttattctcttagtctcttataagatatttattctcataagtcatatatatatgacaatttGGACAAAAATAAGAGTACCTTGTGCAATGGGATGGCCAGCTAGGAAGAACTATTGTTCATCCCAACGAACCGgtttttaagattaaaagaacaattttttattgcaaTGGTGCACACTTGCAAATGAAAGCAATCGAGGAAAGGATAAAAATGAGTAGATCTGGGAAGGTGTTGGGTGATAAGGATTGGAAAAAGGAAAGGTGTATGCAGTGAGtcgaacaattttattttaaaaaaaaaatattttaacaaaatggaaagtaatttcaataaaaagGCATTATTCAActgtaatgtatttttttaaaattttattttgttaatttgcaAATAAATGAATTATACTTCAAGAAGATATATATttgtcatatttattatttcaaaattaaaatacaaatgaattatcatttaaa
This region of Glycine soja cultivar W05 chromosome 17, ASM419377v2, whole genome shotgun sequence genomic DNA includes:
- the LOC114394016 gene encoding WAT1-related protein At4g28040-like — protein: MGGLASNLPLIVMVGLQIHYAALAIFTRAALLDGLSTTVFVVYRQGIATLALAPMFFSPKRRQSVKDSLGFRSFFLMFVTALVGVTANQNAYFKGLFYASSTAATAMSNLIPALTFVIAAIAGFEKVDISLRSTAKILGTVCCVAGALTMALVKGQKLLHTEFLPSIHLTGSEGDDWLLGCLLLLASSVFWSCWMILQVPIASCCPDHLSSTFWMCLFSTIQAALFALLSESDLQAWILQSPLQISCSLYAGIGIAVSFFIQSWCISERGPLYCAMFNPLATVITALISATFLQEEVYVGSLVGAVGVIAGLYIVLWGKAKEFAEIKPEAAPQSSNLQDDHDISSRIDLEQPLLSEKLSEHVTEADSKV